A window of the Juglans microcarpa x Juglans regia isolate MS1-56 chromosome 5D, Jm3101_v1.0, whole genome shotgun sequence genome harbors these coding sequences:
- the LOC121264292 gene encoding probable E3 ubiquitin-protein ligase RHC1A — translation MSNGRNSHWCYRCNRPVRLRGRDAVCPGCNGGFIQELDDMVHISPFDFFGLDVDEDHDRRSGFMEAFSAFMRHRLADRSHSHDIRARSDSVPEHAPGFGPLLIFGGQIPFRLSGNGGIEAILNGTPGIGLTRGNAGDYFIGPGLEELFEQLSANDRRGPPPASRSSIDAMPTIKIAQRHLRSDSHCPVCKDKFELGSEARQMPCNHMYHSDCIIPWLVQHNSCPVCRQELPPQGINIGRSSSSRSRSSSYGSNANGRENSGRDNTGRRNLFSNLWPFRSSHSSSNHNNGTAGSSSPTIHENNQHTGYSGWPFD, via the coding sequence aTGTCAAATGGAAGAAACAGCCATTGGTGCTACCGTTGCAATCGACCAGTTCGACTGCGAGGACGAGATGCAGTTTGCCCTGGCTGTAATGGAGGATTTATTCAAGAACTTGATGATATGGTGCACATCAGCCCATTTGATTTCTTTGGACTGGACGTTGATGAAGATCACGACAGGAGGTCAGGATTTATGGAGGCTTTCTCAGCCTTTATGAGGCATCGATTGGCAGACAGAAGCCATAGCCATGACATCAGAGCTAGATCAGATTCAGTTCCGGAACATGCTCCTGGTTTTGGTCCTCTGCTGATCTTTGGAGGCCAAATTCCTTTTAGGTTGTCTGGAAATGGTGGGATTGAAGCTATTTTGAATGGGACCCCTGGGATTGGTCTTACACGGGGTAATGCtggtgattattttataggtccAGGACTGGAAGAGCTGTTTGAACAACTTTCAGCTAACGATCGGCGAGGCCCTCCCCCAGCATCTAGATCCTCAATTGATGCGATGCCAACCATTAAGATTGCTCAGAGGCATCTTCGTTCTGATTCACACTGTCCTGTCTGCAAAGATAAATTCGAGCTGGGGTCCGAAGCAAGGCAAATGCCATGTAATCATATGTATCACTCAGACTGCATTATCCCATGGCTAGTCCAGCACAACTCATGCCCTGTGTGCCGCCAAGAACTGCCACCACAAGGAATAAATATTGGCCGCAGCTCAAGTAGTCGAAGTAGAAGTAGCAGTTATGGTAGTAATGCCAATGGAAGGGAGAATAGTGGCAGGGATAATACAGGAAGACGGAATCTATTCTCCAATCTGTGGCCATTCCGTTCGTCTCATTCTAGCTCTAACCATAATAATGGAACTGCTGGAAGCAGCTCTCCAACCATTCATGAGAACAACCAGCATACGGGTTATTCAGGTTGGCCTTTTGACTAA